One Microtus pennsylvanicus isolate mMicPen1 chromosome 3, mMicPen1.hap1, whole genome shotgun sequence DNA window includes the following coding sequences:
- the Pdp1 gene encoding pyruvate dehyrogenase phosphatase catalytic subunit 1 isoform X1 has product MLSAPCCDDRRMCVCPGPRRIGIPVRTSSLPLFSDAMPAPTQLFFPLLRNCELSRIYGTACYCHHKHLCCSPPCIPQNRLRYTPHPAYATFCRPRESWWQYTQGRRYASTPQKFYLTPPQVNSILKANEYSFKVPEFDGKNVSSVLGFDSNQLPANAPIEDRRSAATCLQTRGMLLGVFDGHAGCACSQAVSERLFYYIAVSLLPHETLLEIENAVESGRALLPILQWHKHPNDYFSKEASKLYFNSLRTYWQELIDLNTGDSADIDVKEALINAFKRLDNDISLEAQVGDPNSFLNYLVLRVAFSGATACVAHVDGVDLHVANTGDSRAMLGVQEEDGSWSAVTLSNDHNAQNERELERLKLEHPKNEAKSVVKQDRLLGLLMPFRAFGDVKFKWSIDLQKRVIESGPDQLNDNEYTKFIPPNYHTPPYLTAEPEVTYHRLRPQDKFLVLATDGLWETMHRQDVVRIVGEYLTGMHHQQPIAVGGYKVTLGQMHGLLTERRAKMSSVFEDQNAATHLIRHAVGNNEFGAVDHERLSKMLSLPEELARMYRDDITIIVVQFNSHVVGAYQNQEH; this is encoded by the exons ATGTTGTCGGCTCCGTGTTGTGATGacaggagaatgtgtgtgtgtcccggGCCCAGACGGATTG GAATCCCAGTCAGAACATCCAGCCTGCCACTGTTCTCCGATGCCATGCCAGCACCAACTCAActgttcttccctctcctccGTAACTGTGAGCTGAGCAGAATCTACGGCACTGCATGTTACTGCCACCATAAGCATCTCTGCTGTTCCCCACCGTGCATTCCTCAGAATCGCCTGAGGTACACGCCCCATCCAGCATATGCTACCTTCTGTAGGCCTAGAGAGAGCTGGTGGCAGTACACTCAAGGAAGGAGATACGCCTCAACACCTCAGAAATTTTACCTCACACCTCCACAAGTCAACAGCATCCTGAAAGCCAATGAATACAGTTTCAAAGTTCCAGAATTTGATGGCAAAAATGTCAGTTCCGTTCTTGGATTTGACAGCAATCAGCTGCCTGCAAATGCACCCATTGAAGACCGGAGAAGTGCAGCCACCTGCTTGCAGACCAGAGGGATGCTTTTGGGAGTCTTCGATGGTCATGCGGGCTGTGCTTGTTCCCAGGCAGTCAGTGAAAGACTCTTCTATTACATCGCTGTTTCCTTGTTACCCCATGAGACTTTGCTGGAGATTGAAAATGCAGTGGAGAGTGGCCGGGCCCTGCTGCCCATCCTCCAGTGGCATAAGCACCCCAATGACTACTTCAGCAAGGAGGCGTCCAAACTGTATTTCAACAGCTTGAGGACTTACTGGCAAGAGCTTATAGACCTCAACACTGGAGACTCGGCTGATATCGATGTTAAAGAGGCTTTAATTAATGCTTTCAAGAGACTTGATAATGATATCTCATTGGAGGCTCAAGTCGGTGATCCTAATTCTTTCCTCAATTACCTGGTGCTTCGGGTGGCATTTTCTGGGGCTACTGCTTGTGTGGCCCATGTAGATGGTGTTGACCTCCACGTGGCTAACACTGGAGACAGTAGAGCCATGCTTGGTGTGCAGGAGGAAGACGGCTCGTGGTCTGCGGTCACGCTGTCCAATGACCACAATGCCCAGAATGAAAGAGAGTTAGAGCGCCTGAAGCTGGAGCACCCGAAGAACGAGGCCAAGAGCGTGGTGAAGCAGGACCGCCTGCTTGGCCTGCTGATGCCTTTCAGGGCTTTTGGAGACGTGAAGTTCAAGTGGAGCATTGACCTTCAGAAGAGAGTGATAGAGTCTGGCCCAGACCAGCTGAATGACAATGAGTATACCAAGTTTATCCCTCCCAACTATCATACACCTCCTTATCTCACCGCTGAGCCAGAGGTAACTTACCACCGCTTAAGGCCGCAGGATAAATTCTTGGTGTTGGCAACCGATGGGCTGTGGGAGACCATGCATAGACAGGATGTGGTTAGGATTGTGGGCGAGTACTTAACTGGAATGCATCACCAACAGCCAATAGCTGTCGGGGGGTACAAGGTGACTCTGGGACAGATGCATGGCCTGCTAACCGAAAGGAGAGCAAAAATGTCATCGGTCTTCGAGGATCAGAATGCAGCAACCCATCTCATTCGCCATGCCGTGGGCAACAATGAGTTTGGAGCCGTCGACCATGAGCGACTCTCTAAGATGCTTAGTCTTCCAGAGGAACTTGCTCGGATGTATAGAGATGACATCACAATCATTGTAGTTCAGTTCAATTCTCACGTCGTCGGAGCGTATCAGAACCAGGAGCACTGA
- the Pdp1 gene encoding pyruvate dehyrogenase phosphatase catalytic subunit 1 isoform X2, translated as MCVCPGPRRIGIPVRTSSLPLFSDAMPAPTQLFFPLLRNCELSRIYGTACYCHHKHLCCSPPCIPQNRLRYTPHPAYATFCRPRESWWQYTQGRRYASTPQKFYLTPPQVNSILKANEYSFKVPEFDGKNVSSVLGFDSNQLPANAPIEDRRSAATCLQTRGMLLGVFDGHAGCACSQAVSERLFYYIAVSLLPHETLLEIENAVESGRALLPILQWHKHPNDYFSKEASKLYFNSLRTYWQELIDLNTGDSADIDVKEALINAFKRLDNDISLEAQVGDPNSFLNYLVLRVAFSGATACVAHVDGVDLHVANTGDSRAMLGVQEEDGSWSAVTLSNDHNAQNERELERLKLEHPKNEAKSVVKQDRLLGLLMPFRAFGDVKFKWSIDLQKRVIESGPDQLNDNEYTKFIPPNYHTPPYLTAEPEVTYHRLRPQDKFLVLATDGLWETMHRQDVVRIVGEYLTGMHHQQPIAVGGYKVTLGQMHGLLTERRAKMSSVFEDQNAATHLIRHAVGNNEFGAVDHERLSKMLSLPEELARMYRDDITIIVVQFNSHVVGAYQNQEH; from the exons atgtgtgtgtgtcccggGCCCAGACGGATTG GAATCCCAGTCAGAACATCCAGCCTGCCACTGTTCTCCGATGCCATGCCAGCACCAACTCAActgttcttccctctcctccGTAACTGTGAGCTGAGCAGAATCTACGGCACTGCATGTTACTGCCACCATAAGCATCTCTGCTGTTCCCCACCGTGCATTCCTCAGAATCGCCTGAGGTACACGCCCCATCCAGCATATGCTACCTTCTGTAGGCCTAGAGAGAGCTGGTGGCAGTACACTCAAGGAAGGAGATACGCCTCAACACCTCAGAAATTTTACCTCACACCTCCACAAGTCAACAGCATCCTGAAAGCCAATGAATACAGTTTCAAAGTTCCAGAATTTGATGGCAAAAATGTCAGTTCCGTTCTTGGATTTGACAGCAATCAGCTGCCTGCAAATGCACCCATTGAAGACCGGAGAAGTGCAGCCACCTGCTTGCAGACCAGAGGGATGCTTTTGGGAGTCTTCGATGGTCATGCGGGCTGTGCTTGTTCCCAGGCAGTCAGTGAAAGACTCTTCTATTACATCGCTGTTTCCTTGTTACCCCATGAGACTTTGCTGGAGATTGAAAATGCAGTGGAGAGTGGCCGGGCCCTGCTGCCCATCCTCCAGTGGCATAAGCACCCCAATGACTACTTCAGCAAGGAGGCGTCCAAACTGTATTTCAACAGCTTGAGGACTTACTGGCAAGAGCTTATAGACCTCAACACTGGAGACTCGGCTGATATCGATGTTAAAGAGGCTTTAATTAATGCTTTCAAGAGACTTGATAATGATATCTCATTGGAGGCTCAAGTCGGTGATCCTAATTCTTTCCTCAATTACCTGGTGCTTCGGGTGGCATTTTCTGGGGCTACTGCTTGTGTGGCCCATGTAGATGGTGTTGACCTCCACGTGGCTAACACTGGAGACAGTAGAGCCATGCTTGGTGTGCAGGAGGAAGACGGCTCGTGGTCTGCGGTCACGCTGTCCAATGACCACAATGCCCAGAATGAAAGAGAGTTAGAGCGCCTGAAGCTGGAGCACCCGAAGAACGAGGCCAAGAGCGTGGTGAAGCAGGACCGCCTGCTTGGCCTGCTGATGCCTTTCAGGGCTTTTGGAGACGTGAAGTTCAAGTGGAGCATTGACCTTCAGAAGAGAGTGATAGAGTCTGGCCCAGACCAGCTGAATGACAATGAGTATACCAAGTTTATCCCTCCCAACTATCATACACCTCCTTATCTCACCGCTGAGCCAGAGGTAACTTACCACCGCTTAAGGCCGCAGGATAAATTCTTGGTGTTGGCAACCGATGGGCTGTGGGAGACCATGCATAGACAGGATGTGGTTAGGATTGTGGGCGAGTACTTAACTGGAATGCATCACCAACAGCCAATAGCTGTCGGGGGGTACAAGGTGACTCTGGGACAGATGCATGGCCTGCTAACCGAAAGGAGAGCAAAAATGTCATCGGTCTTCGAGGATCAGAATGCAGCAACCCATCTCATTCGCCATGCCGTGGGCAACAATGAGTTTGGAGCCGTCGACCATGAGCGACTCTCTAAGATGCTTAGTCTTCCAGAGGAACTTGCTCGGATGTATAGAGATGACATCACAATCATTGTAGTTCAGTTCAATTCTCACGTCGTCGGAGCGTATCAGAACCAGGAGCACTGA
- the Pdp1 gene encoding pyruvate dehyrogenase phosphatase catalytic subunit 1 isoform X3 encodes MPAPTQLFFPLLRNCELSRIYGTACYCHHKHLCCSPPCIPQNRLRYTPHPAYATFCRPRESWWQYTQGRRYASTPQKFYLTPPQVNSILKANEYSFKVPEFDGKNVSSVLGFDSNQLPANAPIEDRRSAATCLQTRGMLLGVFDGHAGCACSQAVSERLFYYIAVSLLPHETLLEIENAVESGRALLPILQWHKHPNDYFSKEASKLYFNSLRTYWQELIDLNTGDSADIDVKEALINAFKRLDNDISLEAQVGDPNSFLNYLVLRVAFSGATACVAHVDGVDLHVANTGDSRAMLGVQEEDGSWSAVTLSNDHNAQNERELERLKLEHPKNEAKSVVKQDRLLGLLMPFRAFGDVKFKWSIDLQKRVIESGPDQLNDNEYTKFIPPNYHTPPYLTAEPEVTYHRLRPQDKFLVLATDGLWETMHRQDVVRIVGEYLTGMHHQQPIAVGGYKVTLGQMHGLLTERRAKMSSVFEDQNAATHLIRHAVGNNEFGAVDHERLSKMLSLPEELARMYRDDITIIVVQFNSHVVGAYQNQEH; translated from the coding sequence ATGCCAGCACCAACTCAActgttcttccctctcctccGTAACTGTGAGCTGAGCAGAATCTACGGCACTGCATGTTACTGCCACCATAAGCATCTCTGCTGTTCCCCACCGTGCATTCCTCAGAATCGCCTGAGGTACACGCCCCATCCAGCATATGCTACCTTCTGTAGGCCTAGAGAGAGCTGGTGGCAGTACACTCAAGGAAGGAGATACGCCTCAACACCTCAGAAATTTTACCTCACACCTCCACAAGTCAACAGCATCCTGAAAGCCAATGAATACAGTTTCAAAGTTCCAGAATTTGATGGCAAAAATGTCAGTTCCGTTCTTGGATTTGACAGCAATCAGCTGCCTGCAAATGCACCCATTGAAGACCGGAGAAGTGCAGCCACCTGCTTGCAGACCAGAGGGATGCTTTTGGGAGTCTTCGATGGTCATGCGGGCTGTGCTTGTTCCCAGGCAGTCAGTGAAAGACTCTTCTATTACATCGCTGTTTCCTTGTTACCCCATGAGACTTTGCTGGAGATTGAAAATGCAGTGGAGAGTGGCCGGGCCCTGCTGCCCATCCTCCAGTGGCATAAGCACCCCAATGACTACTTCAGCAAGGAGGCGTCCAAACTGTATTTCAACAGCTTGAGGACTTACTGGCAAGAGCTTATAGACCTCAACACTGGAGACTCGGCTGATATCGATGTTAAAGAGGCTTTAATTAATGCTTTCAAGAGACTTGATAATGATATCTCATTGGAGGCTCAAGTCGGTGATCCTAATTCTTTCCTCAATTACCTGGTGCTTCGGGTGGCATTTTCTGGGGCTACTGCTTGTGTGGCCCATGTAGATGGTGTTGACCTCCACGTGGCTAACACTGGAGACAGTAGAGCCATGCTTGGTGTGCAGGAGGAAGACGGCTCGTGGTCTGCGGTCACGCTGTCCAATGACCACAATGCCCAGAATGAAAGAGAGTTAGAGCGCCTGAAGCTGGAGCACCCGAAGAACGAGGCCAAGAGCGTGGTGAAGCAGGACCGCCTGCTTGGCCTGCTGATGCCTTTCAGGGCTTTTGGAGACGTGAAGTTCAAGTGGAGCATTGACCTTCAGAAGAGAGTGATAGAGTCTGGCCCAGACCAGCTGAATGACAATGAGTATACCAAGTTTATCCCTCCCAACTATCATACACCTCCTTATCTCACCGCTGAGCCAGAGGTAACTTACCACCGCTTAAGGCCGCAGGATAAATTCTTGGTGTTGGCAACCGATGGGCTGTGGGAGACCATGCATAGACAGGATGTGGTTAGGATTGTGGGCGAGTACTTAACTGGAATGCATCACCAACAGCCAATAGCTGTCGGGGGGTACAAGGTGACTCTGGGACAGATGCATGGCCTGCTAACCGAAAGGAGAGCAAAAATGTCATCGGTCTTCGAGGATCAGAATGCAGCAACCCATCTCATTCGCCATGCCGTGGGCAACAATGAGTTTGGAGCCGTCGACCATGAGCGACTCTCTAAGATGCTTAGTCTTCCAGAGGAACTTGCTCGGATGTATAGAGATGACATCACAATCATTGTAGTTCAGTTCAATTCTCACGTCGTCGGAGCGTATCAGAACCAGGAGCACTGA